The Zingiber officinale cultivar Zhangliang chromosome 2A, Zo_v1.1, whole genome shotgun sequence genomic sequence aaccataaatgaacaattgctagtgcttatagccagtccctgtgggatcgatatttttattactgacgacgaatccgtgcacttgcggaagcgtaatAAGTTTTTGACGTCGTTGCCGGGGATTGCATTTATAACACTAGCTAAgtcatattggattagactagcctttgttttctttattctctgcatatatatataaaaaaatctactaataataaaatattttcactCTTCTCCCTTAATgcattcatttttttattatttcttgttGTCATATCTTCTATCTTGTTCTCTTTTCTTTTGCATGCGTAGAGCTAACCTTTCAGGACCGTTGCTACCATTTGATCTAGAGATTGACAGGACCTTTctgaggagaaggaatttacagaAAGCTTTGCAAGCAGCAAAAGAATCCTCAGGAATGGTCGATAAACTACTGAAAGATTATGAGGCACCATATGCACGAGGAGTCCAATCCAGTATCACTCGACCACCCATCGATGCTAACAACTTTGAGATCAAGCCCgcagtaatccacatggtccaGCAAAATCAATTCGGAGGAGGACCACACGAAGACCCGAATCATCATCTAGAGCTGTTTTATGAAATCTGTGGCACGATAAAGGTGAATGAGGTTCCTCCAGAATCGGTGAGACTGCTTCTTTTCAGATTTTCTCTGAAAGACAGGGCCAAGCAGTGACTGAATTCTCTACCAGCAGATAGCATATCGTCTTAGGAGCAATGTGAGCAGAAATTCTTAGACAAGTTCTACCCTCCAAGCAAGACTGCCCACATGAGGAACCTGATTGCCAGCTTCAAGCAGATAGACTCAGAATCCCTATTTGAAGCCTGGGATCGATTCAAGAGCatgctgagacagtgcccccatcatggccttgagaagtGGCTGGTTCTACACACCTTCTATAATGGAATAAATTATCACACGAATGTATCATTGGATTCTACGGCAAGAGCAGCACTGATGAACAAAAGACTTAATGAAGTCGAAGAGATAATAGAGAATGTGGCACTaaaccaccatcagtgggcatcTGAAAGATCTAGCGGTGCTTTCTCAGGAAATCAGATGAAGGCATCGGGAAAATTCGAGGTGGATGCATTCACACTCATATCTGCAAAGCTGGACGCCCTGATTAAGAAATTTGAAGCCATGGGCAGCAACACAGCTAATGCAATAGTTTGTGCTTGCGACATCTGTGGAAGTACGGACCACGCTCAAGACACTTGCCCCCTTAGGCCAATGCAGGCACAGATAAACCAGCTTGAGCAATGCGATGCAATAACAGGCTACAATCAGAGGTAAAacaatccgtactccaacacatacaaccctggatggaggaaCCGCCCCAACTTTTCATACTAAAATAATCAGGACCAGGGGCCAGAACATTAGAGCTACCAACCTGGACAGCAGACTCATCAATAGCAGCAACCTACACAGCTGTCTAGGATTGAAAATATGCTTGAGGAAGCTCTCtcggagcaaaaggagatgaGGAGCGAGATCAAACAACTGACTCAGAGGCTGGAGAACTCAGAAAAACACCAGaagatgcaagacagccagaTAGCCCAAATAGCTCAGTCCGTCTCGAGAGCACAGGGTACATTCCCAGGGAAACCATATTTAAATCCAATGGAACATTGCAATCGCATTGAGCTGCAGAGCGAACATACTGTGGGAAACCCCCAAATCATGACTCAGATGGAGCTTGACTCAGAAAAGGGACTCACTCTCCTAATGCCCAATCAGACGCAAAACAAGGATGGAGAAGTGGTTactaaaaaaaattgaagaagcTCTTTAGACTACCCCACAAAATCACACGATTCTTTTTCCTCAGAAGCTTATAGCATCCCAAAGGGATGAAGAGTTCCACCGGTTTCTGAAAAAAGTCAAAGAGATTTGCGTTGAAGTACCATTGTTAGATGCGCTGCACCAGATGCCgaaatttgtaaaatttttaaagggaatCTTATCCAATAGAAGGAAGAAAGGCGACTTCGAGACTATAGCACTGACAGAGAATTGTAGCGCCCTCCTTATGGAAAATCCTCCACCCAAGCTTCAGGACCCAGGAAGTTTCTCCATACCGTGCAAAATTGGTTCTGAACTTATACCAAGAGCTTTCTGTGACTTGGGAGCCAGTGTCAGCCTGCTCCTGTACTCTTTATACAAGAAGCTGGATTTCCAGAACATTAAATTGACCACGATGGCACTGCAACtagctgaccattcatgcagGTACCCGATGGGAATAGTGGAGGATGTGCTAGTTGAAGTAGGTGGATGCATAGTTCCTACAGATTTCATTATCTTGGACATGGAGGAAGAtcccaagataccgatcatccttggaagaccattccttgccacggCTAGAGCCATCATCGATGTAAAAAGCCataagttatccttggagatcggtAAGGGAAAGATTGAATTTGATTTGtccaattcttccatatgcaacccctcttctcagggaaattctCACAAAATCAACATATACAAAGAAGGGGAGTACGGTTTCTATGAGAGTTCCCCTCCAGCAAGCAGTAAGAAATACATCTGTCTTGCACGAGCGAAACTAAAGGCGTAGGCTGGAGCATCAAACCTAGAAGGAGAGCCGTCCTCCAACGGGTTCAGCCCACACTGACTGAAACGGGGTCGAGCTatagacctaaaacaagcgcttcttgggaggcacccCAAGGGTTTTCTTTTCATTTCGATTTGATGTCTCGTCAtccattttatttccttttatttctttaagTAGATTCAGTTGAGTAGCATTACTTAATTCATgttcattttcaggatgtgcataaTCTCCACGAGCTAGCCGTGAGCATTTCATGGGTGTGGAGGCATCAGAGGAGCCAAAACAACAGAGGATGAGTCATCCCGCGCTTAAAGGAGGTGGTCGTGCGACCCTGCATGGCCGTGCGGAGCTTGCAGAGAAGCAGAAGCCACTGGTTGTgcacccttgcacgaccgtgtggctagtgcagagaagagaaggaaagtagccgtgccatttggcacagccGTGCAGGAGAGTCCAGAGAGGAGGAAGCCCTGGGCCGTGCCATTCAGCACGGCCGTGCGAGCCCAGCCGAGGGGAGGAAAGAAGAGGTCGTGCCATTCGGCACGATCGTGCAATCTAATCTAATCCAGCCGTGTCTATAAGAGACGGTCGTGCCCCATCCCGTGCGCCGCCGCCTACTCCCTCCAAGAAACCCTAGCCTCTACCTTCTTCTCTCCCAAAACCCTTCCCCTCCCCAATATACCTCATCTAACCCTAATTTCTCCCTCTAGAGTCCACTTTTCCTTatatctacatctagatctaacacatTCCCAAGCCAAAACTTTGGAAAAAGAAGCTAATCCCCTATTCCTCCTCTCCCCTGCTCCTATCCTCAAGTACTTATCTCCACGGAATTCTAAGCTCGCCATGtcgcagatcttgaagagacttcgtcgaggAAGTGGTGGATCTGGAGAAGGAGATGCATCGAGAGGTGACAAAGGCAAAGAGAAAGCTGCATCATCAAAAGGCAAAGGGAAGAGGAtagcacgcgacgaaggtaacgaaaatatatttaatattgtttttagaaatcaagatcaaaaagctagatatgatatccttgtcaCTAGGAAAATTGTATGCACGAAATATATGGATCCCGCCACTATGGATATGCTAGCAATTAGGGATGATATTGATTAGATGATTAGctctttagattggaatgatataatgtactgtcatgcaccgacttaccctcatctagtccttgaatttttgagttcGCTTGATGTTAAATATTCATCTGAAGAGGACTacatagggatcataacttttaggatgatgaacaaagaagTTCGGTGGACCTTAATGATTTTAATGATTGTTTTGGTTTACCTAATAGAGGTGCCCGAGGATTTGATAGTGGGATTatatggaatgaattttggaggTCAATAACCGGATCGAAtgacccttatgaaccctctagagccaaggcatcccgcatgcaaaatccgacctttagatacatgcaccgagtgatgagcaaaacaatcTTTGATCGAGGAGATAGTGACGGGGTGATTAAAAATATTgaactctattctctttgggcaATGTTGAagaaagttgattttaatttcggATTCCATTTCCTGCAAACCTTAGTAAGGGAAGCTAGGGCATCTTGGGGACAAttgtgtttggtggattgatttCTCCAATAGCACATAATTTAGGTTATGAGCTCGATGGACTAGaggttattcatggcaatgacaagatcgacattgattcttgtcttgcaatgaagatgatttgttgggatgagaatgggtttgcCTTTCCTAGGGCCTTTGGTTTTCCTCTACCCCTTCCTTAtcccgagcgcacttcagttcaCAATCCCGC encodes the following:
- the LOC122044220 gene encoding uncharacterized protein LOC122044220; this encodes MLEEALSEQKEMRSEIKQLTQRLENSEKHQKMQDSQIAQIAQSVSRAQGTFPGKPYLNPMEHCNRIELQSEHTVGNPQIMTQMELDSEKGLTLLMPNQTQNKDGEVKLIASQRDEEFHRFLKKVKEICVEVPLLDALHQMPKFVKFLKGILSNRRKKGDFETIALTENCSALLMENPPPKLQDPGSFSIPCKIGSELIPRAFCDLGASVSLLLYSLYKKLDFQNIKLTTMALQLADHSCRYPMGIVEDVLVEVGGCIVPTDFIILDMEEDPKIPIILGRPFLATARAIIDVKSHKLSLEIGKGKIEFDLSNSSICNPSSQGNSHKINIYKEGEYGFYESSPPASSKKYICLARAKLKA